The Haloplanus sp. GDY1 genomic sequence TCGTCGCCACCCCCGCGGACGGCCGCATCGACGGGGTTCCGTGGACGAACCTCGCGCTCTTCGTCGCGACGGTGCTCTCGACGCTGTTCGTCGGCGCCGTGGCCTGGTACTACATTCCACCGGCCGAACTCGCGGCCAACCCCCTGCTCGTCCTGCGGGCGTGGCCCTTCACCGCCGCCGTACTCGGCGTGTTGACGACCCACGAACTCGGCCACTACCTCGTCGGCCGGTATCACGGCGTCGACGTGTCCCTCCCCTACCTCATCCCCTTCGTCGTCCCGTTCGGGACGCTCGGAGCCATCATCCGGATGCGGGGGCGGATGCCCGACCGGAAGACGCTGTTCGACATCGGCGTCGCCGGCCCGCTCGCCGGCCTCGCCGCCACCGTCGTCGTGACGGCCATCGGGCTCTCGCTCGACCCGATGACCATTCCCCCGAACGTCGTCGACGCGTCCGGCCGGATCATCGTCTTCAACAACCCGCCCTTGCTCGACCTGATCGCCCGGGCGCTCGGCCAGCCCACTAGCTACGCCGACCCGACCAAGACGGTCCATCCGGTCATCATCGGGGGCTGGGTGGGGATGTTCTTCACCGTCCTCAACCTGCTTCCGGTCGGCCAACTCGACGGCGGTCACATGGTGCGAGCGATGCTCGGGCGCCGGCAGGAGACGGTCGCCTCCCTCGTGCCGCTCGCCCTCTTCTCGCTCGCGGGGTATCTCTACTACGTCCGGAACCTCGGGTTCAACGAGTCGGTCGGGCTGTGGGCCGTCTGGGGCCTGTTCGCGACGATCATCGCCTACAACGGCCCGGCGAACCCCGCCGACGAGACGCCGCTCGGCTGGAAACGGCAGGTCCTCGGAGTCCTCACCTTCGCCCTCGGCGCGCTCTGTTTCCTGCTGGTGCCCATCCAGCTGCTCGGCTAGTGGTCGTATCCCCGGTCCGGTAGCGGCTCGCCGTCGGCGACGACCCCCGACTCGGTCACCCGACCGAGTCGGGTCACC encodes the following:
- a CDS encoding site-2 protease family protein, translated to MDGADGPPSEALETVFYVRETDREGDRLRYYGEPLVPKRSLVDELREPFRRAGYRLDLEAGREPWETVVVATPADGRIDGVPWTNLALFVATVLSTLFVGAVAWYYIPPAELAANPLLVLRAWPFTAAVLGVLTTHELGHYLVGRYHGVDVSLPYLIPFVVPFGTLGAIIRMRGRMPDRKTLFDIGVAGPLAGLAATVVVTAIGLSLDPMTIPPNVVDASGRIIVFNNPPLLDLIARALGQPTSYADPTKTVHPVIIGGWVGMFFTVLNLLPVGQLDGGHMVRAMLGRRQETVASLVPLALFSLAGYLYYVRNLGFNESVGLWAVWGLFATIIAYNGPANPADETPLGWKRQVLGVLTFALGALCFLLVPIQLLG